DNA from Prevotella melaninogenica:
CTCTGCAGATGTAAGTGCCCATCCAAAGAACAACGTCAACCAGGAGTCAATCCTCAAGTTGGCTAAGAATAGTATCGAATATCTCAAAACTCGCTAACAAAACATTCTATATCAAAAGTTATGAAACAAATACTTATAACAACTTTGCTTATACTCATGGGATGCGTCTCGTCGGTAGCCCAGAGTCAGGTACAAGTTCTTAGTGAGCGCCATGCTATGCAGCGTATCTCTGGGCAGAAGAATTATCTTATGTTGCCTGTCGAAGAGGCCGAAGAAGGGGCACATGTAAAGATAATTTATAATAACAAAATTGTCAAGGAATTCAATGTTCGTCTTGCTGTCAACAAGGTGGACTATTATGTGCCTGTTGACATTTCAGTAATTAATGGTAAGGATGCACTCATTGACGTGGACTTTGGGGATGGCCGCAACAGAAGACATAGTGATATAAAGAACTATGTATGCTGGACAAAGATTGATTATACAGATAAGATAGATACGGCCAATCGTGAGACACGCTGGCGTCCTATATATCATCATACCCCTACATACGGATGGATGAACGACCCTAATGGTATGTTTTATAAGGATGGCGTGTGGAATCTCTACTTCCAATATAACCCTTATGGCTCAACATGGGAGAATATGACATGGGGACATTCCACGTCTACTGACCTTGTGAACTGGACATATCAGGGCGATGTAATAGAGCCTGATGCTTTAGGTACAATATTTTCTGGTTCTTCTGTAGTTGATTATAAAAACACTGCTGGATTTGGAGAAGGGGCCATCATCTCTTATTACACCTCTGCAGGTCAATCACAGACTCAGAGTATGGCATATAGTGTTGACAATGGTATGACTTTCAAGAAGTATTCTGATAATCCTATATTGACAAGTAATCTTCCTGATTTCCGTGACCCAAAGGTTCTTTGGAATGATGAGGCTTCTCACTGGAATCTTATTCTTGCAGCTGGACAGCAGATGAATATATATAGCTCAAAGAACTTAAAAGACTGGAAGTTTGAGAGCTCTTTTGGAGAGGGATATGGTAATCATGGAGGTGTTTGGGAATGTCCTGACCTCTTGAAGATGGGAGACAAGTGGCTCCTTATTTGTAATATCAATCCTGGTGGACCTTTTGGTGGAAGTGCAACTCAATACTTTGTTGGTTCATTTGATGGTCATAAGTTTACTTGCGAATCAAAACCTGAGGTGACAAAGTGGATGGATTACGGAAAAGACCATTATGCAACAGTTTCTTTCAGCAATGCTCCAGACGGTAGAATCGTTGTTCTTCCTTGGATGAGTAACTGGCAGTATGCTAATCAGGTGCCTACACAACAGTATCGTTCTGCCAATGGTTTGCCACGAGAACTCAGTCTCTTCACTTATGAGGGAGAAGACTATGTTTGCGTAAAGCCATCTCCTGAGGTATTTGCAGCCTTTGAGCAGAAACCTACAGGAAGTCTTCAGTCTGCTGCTTATCTTGAAGTTACAAATATAAAGAGTAATGCTTCTATCGTACTCAGCAATGATAAAGGCGAGAAGGTGGCGATGGTTTATGATGAAAAGAACAGAACGTTCTCTATGGATCGAACAGAAAGTGGTTTGACAGACTTCAACAATGACTTCAAAGCAAAAACCACAGCACCTACCTATGGAACTATAAAGAAACTTCAGATTTTCGTAGACAATAGTAGCATCGAAGCTTTTGATGCTGACGGAAAGATGTCAATGACCAATCTTGTGTTCCCTAACAAGCCTTATGACAAGATCCTTGCTAAGGGCTGTAAGGTAAAGGTATATAACTTGAAGAAATAAATAATAGCACGAGTTAAGATTTAAGATTTCGTTCATTTACCGCAAAATAAACTCTTATAGTAACATTTGTTGCGGTCAATGAACGGAATTTAAAACGTGTTTCTTGCGTAAAAACTTAACTTTGTAATCGATATTAAGACAATCACTTTACACAAAACTAAAAATTTTAAAGATTATGTCGAAAACCAATAAGCTCGCTCTCTTGCCCGTAATGCTTTGTTTTTTTGCGATGGGTTTCGTTGACTTGGTAGGTATTGCCTCCAACTACGTAAAGAACGACTTGCAGCTGTCGGATTCTACAGCGAATGTCTTTCCGTCCCTTGTTTTCTTCTGGTTCCTTATCTTTTCCGTACCAACAGGTATGTTGATGAATAAGATAGGACGTAAGAAGACGGTACTTATAAGTCTTGTCGTTACCTTATTCTCTCTTCTCTTGCTGGTTTTCGGCGAGTCATACGGCTTAATGCTCGTATCGTTCTCATTGCTTGGAATAGGCAATGCATTGATGCAAACATCGTTGAATCCGCTGGTTTCAACGGTGATGAAAGGTGGAAATTTGGCGTCAACACTTACTTTCGGACAGTTTGTTAAGGCTATAGCGTCTTTTATGGCTCCTTATCTCGCTATATGGGGAGCGCAAGCAAGCATTCCAGGCTTTGGTCTCGGATGGCGTGTTCTTTTCCCAATTTATTTGATTATAGGCACACTTGCTACGCTGTTACTCTTCTCAACGCCTATAGAAGAAGAACCTATTGAAGGCAAAGCAAGCTCTTTTGCAGAATGTTTCAGCCTATTGGGTAAACCTATTGTGTTACTTAGTTTCTTAGGTATTATGTGTCACGTTGGTATTGATGTTGGTACAAACACAACGGCACCAAAGATTCTGATGGAGCGTTTAGGTATGTCATTGAATGAAGCTGCTTTTGCAACAAGCCTATACTTCATCTTCCGTACTATTGGATGTCTTACAGGTTCGTTCTTCCTTCGTGTGATGAATAATAAGTTTTTCTTTATTATTTCGGTTACGATGATGGCACTTGCTATGTGTGGAATGGCTGTGGGAACGTCAAAGACTGTACTGTTTGTGGCGATTGCTCTTGTTGGTTATGGTAACAGTAATGTCTTCTCAATGGTCTTTGCACGTGCTTTACAGAGTGTTCCAGATAAGCAGAACGAAGTGAGTGGATTGATGATTATGGGACTTTTCGGTGGTACTATCTTCCCTCTCTTGATGGGATTTGCCAGCGATGGGTTCGGTCAAGTGGGAGCCGTTATTGTAATGGCGATAGGTGTACTCTACCTTTTTTCGTATATTCCAAAAATGAATAATAAATAAAACAGATATGAAACAGTTGATCGTTGGCCTCGGAGAGGCATTATGGGATTGTCTTCCTGAAGGAAGAAAGCTGGGTGGCGCACCTGCAAACTTTGCTTATCATACAGGACAGTTTGGGTATGATTCGTTGGCTATTAGTGCTGTCGGAAATGACGTCTTGGGTAAGGAAACCCTCGATGAATTCGGTAAAAAAGGTGTAAAGTACTTGATGCCAGAGGTGGATTATCAGACGGGAACGGTGCAGGTAGAACTTGACAGTGAAGGTATACCTACCTATGACATCAAGGAGGGAGTAGCTTGGGATAACATACCGTTTACTCCCGAGGTTGAAGAAGCAGCCAAGAACTGTCGTGCTGTATGCTTTGGCTCACTTGCACAGCGTAGTAGTGTAAGCCGCCAGACAATACAGAAATTCCTCGAAGCAACGCCAAAGGATTGTCTCAAGATATTCGATATCAATCTTCGTCAGAATTTCTATACAAAGGAGATTATCACTAATTCGCTCCAGCATGCCAATATCCTCAAGATTAATGATGAGGAACTTGTGTTGATTGGTCGTCTTTTCGGTTATCCAGGTCTTGATATAGAGAATAAGTGTTGGCTGCTTTTAGGAAAGTATCACCTTGATATGCTCGTGCTGACTTGTGGTGTCAACGGTTCGTATGTCTTTGCGCCAAACCTCAAGTCGTTCCAAGAAACGCCAGCGGTTGAGGTTGCTGATACCGTGGGGGCAGGTGATTCCTTTACGGGTGCTTTCACTTCAGCCATCCTTGCAGGCATGCCAATTACCGATGCTCATAAGTTAGCAGTGGAAGTTAGTGCGTATGTCTGCACGCAGAATGGTGCTATGCCAAAACTCCCTAAGGAACTATTAGATAGAATTAAGTAATTTATTCCTTTCTCGGATACGTGATATTGTTTCCGTGTGGGAAATATTTATTTATCGTACGTATCTTAACAGGCAAGGGATAAGTGGCATTTAGATAAAGTACATGGTCCGAATTGATTGAGTGAAGGATAACTTTTCTCGATTAATTCGGGCTTTTTAGTGTGCCAGTCTTAGAGTTCTTAATATGTAATTTATGCTCTCCTTTTCTATTAAATACCCCTCCTTTCGAATTATTTTCATGAAAATAAATCTTTTTTTTTCATGAAGATAAATATTTCTTTTCACGTAAATAATTATTTTTCTTCATGAAAGTAATTCGTAGTGAGTGTCAGCTTGTAGCTGTTTTTGTTGGAAATATATAATAAAAAATGGGATAGTATCAGCATGAAGCAGATACAATCCCATTTGATAAGCTAATCAATAGTAAAGAAGCTGGTTTTAATCTTCCCAGGTATTAGTTGAGTTTTGCTCGGTGAATGGATTCGCCTTGCTTCCTGCAACACCAGGACCACCAGTTTGAATGTCTGATTGTTCTTTTTCATTTTGGCTGCCTGCACTACCAATACTTGCTGAGTCATTTGTTTTGCTGTTACATATAAACTTCTCAGTAATAACGGCATGAATATCCGTCATTGGCTTTATATATTTTGTTTTCATCATGACTTTTCTTTGTTTAACGAACGATGTACTTCTTTCCATTAACGATGTAAACTCCCTGTGGCAATGCTTTCAGGTTAATTGTGCCTTGCTGTACGAGTTGTCCCGTAATGGTATAGACCTTTCCCTGCTGCATGTCGCGTATTGCTGGCATAACAGGAAGCGTGTCAATAGCAGTTGTTTGCCCGTCAATGCTTTCTAAATAATAGCTGACTGATGGCTTCGCATTCGCACCATTGTCCTTATTCATCAAGACGCAAGCCGTGTAAGGAGTCCATGTTCCGCTGTTAGATGCTATCCACTTGTAAAAACCATTCTTATAGGTGCTCTCATTATCGCCTGAATAGTAATAATAAGAATACTGCTGCAGGTACTTGTTCTTGTCATAATTACCAATAAAAGTATAGGTGACGCCATCAGCAGTATTTACAACCTTTTGAGCATCCAAGCTTTCCTTTTTCTCTTCTTGTTTCTTGATACCCACGATGGTTGTTTTCACACCCGTCTGCGTCCCCTTGTGCAGGGAAGGGTGAATCATGTAAGGATGGTGAGCCTTTGTCTCTGTTACAGGCTGCTTAAATTTCAGTGTGATAATCTTGTCACGATTAGACTTTGTGACAACATCTACACCAGAGAACTCTACAACCTCAACTTTTGAACCGTATGCACTCTTGAGCTGCTGGGCTGTCATGTCAAATGGCAGACACATTGTGTACCACTTGCCGTCTACACGTTTGTCGTCATCCCATGTGTCATCTTTTTTGTTCTCACCAACCAAGGCGAAGTTCTTCCAGCCTGCATAGTCACCATGTTGTACAGTGTATTTTCCATCTTCCTTAGTAGGCCAAATTTCACCATTCTCTGCCAGCATACTGTTAGTTGTACCGCCAGGCGTGCGTGAATGCTCGTTTACATAGTCTTTTTTAGCTTCTTTGGGGTAATGCAGCATTGCCAGTGGACTATCAGACCCAGATTTTTTGTAAAACTCTCGCTTCAAAGGTGTTGTGCCACTTGGATTCGTATAACTGAATGATGCAGATGCTTGCTCGTAAAAAGCTTGGTTTTCAGCTTTTGTTTTCGTGCCTAATACATATACATCTGTAAGTGCTTTGTTGTCTTGGAAAGCGTGTGCCTTAATTTTCTCAACACTTGCAGGAATCGTAATTGTTTTCAGATTCTCGCACACGAAAGCATTTTCCTCAATTACCTTCAGCGTGTTAGGTAGGTGGATGGCTTCAATTGCTGCGCCAGAGAATGCACCATTACGGATATATTCAACTCCTTCTGGCAACACAATATCCTTTAAGGCTGAACAGCCAGTGAAAGCCTGGGTACCAATTTCTTTCCAACCATAGCCAAAGTCAACAGATGTGAGATTTGTACAACCCCCAAATACTTGTTGCTTTATTTTGCTGTTGCCATTAGGGTTAACTTCACCAAGTTTAATAGTCTTTAGGGATTGTGGAAACGCCTGAACGCCTACATCAACGCTGCGTTCTGCATTGTCAGGAATGATTACATTTTCTATTTTGCATGAACCATAATTAAGGCAAGCTTGTGGTATCTCTTTAGTTGTACGAGGGAAGGTGATAGTCTTCAGCTTGTCCATATACTTTAGATTGACCAGTTTGCCGTCATTCGTTAAGTTTGCGAACTCAAGGTCGAGTGTGTTTAAGTTGGGGAAGTTGTTTTCAGTGTCGGCCATACCACAAATACGCTCTAAGTCCTCATTGCTCATAGTTATTCCAGTTTTGGTTACAACTTTCAGCTTCGTGGTAGTCAGATAATCTTTTATTAGATCTGATGGCGTGTACTCGGCATATCGTCCTGATACTGGTGTGAACTCTTTGTTAATGTCGCCAGATGCTTCGAGCGTGAAGACCACCGTCCCGTCAGTTTCTTGGGTTACATTTAGCTTTGCCCATGTTGCCTGCAATGTAATGATTGACAGAGCCAACATTAAGATTAATCTTTTCATTTCTTTTTGTCTGTTTTTTTAATATTTATAAGTTATTTAGATCCCATAAATTATTCCGCAAGTTTCGGCATGAAACTGCAGATTGTTGTTGTTTGATTGAATGTTTGCTGCGAATAGTTGCTTGAAGTTAATTTGTAATATATTTAATTTTCTGCAAAAGTATTATTATTATTTAATACATTGAGTTTTACCCCTCCTATATTTAGTATAACTTAACATAAGTTACTTTTAATTTTAGCAAAAGTAATAAAAGGCAACAATAAGTCTTTTGAAAAGCCAATAAGAGGCACATTCTGATTTGCGTTTTCATTTTTTTTTATGTAAGTTTGCAGACCCATAGACATTACTACACGATGAAATCGGGGAAGACAAGCATCAAGAACTTAAAGTATAACGTATCATTATATGAAACCAAACCTAACAAAGACACTTCTGCCCATAGCTGCATTGACTTGTGGACAAGTTGCGATGGCGGCACAGAAAGCGCGGCAACGCCCTAACATCATCTACATTATGTGTGATGATATGGGTTATGGCGACCTTGGTTGCTATGGACAGCAGTACATTCTTACACCGAATATTGACAGTATGGCAAAGGAGGGTATGCGCTTTACACAAGCGTATGCGGGTGCACCA
Protein-coding regions in this window:
- a CDS encoding DUF4980 domain-containing protein; translated protein: MGCVSSVAQSQVQVLSERHAMQRISGQKNYLMLPVEEAEEGAHVKIIYNNKIVKEFNVRLAVNKVDYYVPVDISVINGKDALIDVDFGDGRNRRHSDIKNYVCWTKIDYTDKIDTANRETRWRPIYHHTPTYGWMNDPNGMFYKDGVWNLYFQYNPYGSTWENMTWGHSTSTDLVNWTYQGDVIEPDALGTIFSGSSVVDYKNTAGFGEGAIISYYTSAGQSQTQSMAYSVDNGMTFKKYSDNPILTSNLPDFRDPKVLWNDEASHWNLILAAGQQMNIYSSKNLKDWKFESSFGEGYGNHGGVWECPDLLKMGDKWLLICNINPGGPFGGSATQYFVGSFDGHKFTCESKPEVTKWMDYGKDHYATVSFSNAPDGRIVVLPWMSNWQYANQVPTQQYRSANGLPRELSLFTYEGEDYVCVKPSPEVFAAFEQKPTGSLQSAAYLEVTNIKSNASIVLSNDKGEKVAMVYDEKNRTFSMDRTESGLTDFNNDFKAKTTAPTYGTIKKLQIFVDNSSIEAFDADGKMSMTNLVFPNKPYDKILAKGCKVKVYNLKK
- a CDS encoding MFS transporter, whose amino-acid sequence is MSKTNKLALLPVMLCFFAMGFVDLVGIASNYVKNDLQLSDSTANVFPSLVFFWFLIFSVPTGMLMNKIGRKKTVLISLVVTLFSLLLLVFGESYGLMLVSFSLLGIGNALMQTSLNPLVSTVMKGGNLASTLTFGQFVKAIASFMAPYLAIWGAQASIPGFGLGWRVLFPIYLIIGTLATLLLFSTPIEEEPIEGKASSFAECFSLLGKPIVLLSFLGIMCHVGIDVGTNTTAPKILMERLGMSLNEAAFATSLYFIFRTIGCLTGSFFLRVMNNKFFFIISVTMMALAMCGMAVGTSKTVLFVAIALVGYGNSNVFSMVFARALQSVPDKQNEVSGLMIMGLFGGTIFPLLMGFASDGFGQVGAVIVMAIGVLYLFSYIPKMNNK
- a CDS encoding carbohydrate kinase family protein; translated protein: MKQLIVGLGEALWDCLPEGRKLGGAPANFAYHTGQFGYDSLAISAVGNDVLGKETLDEFGKKGVKYLMPEVDYQTGTVQVELDSEGIPTYDIKEGVAWDNIPFTPEVEEAAKNCRAVCFGSLAQRSSVSRQTIQKFLEATPKDCLKIFDINLRQNFYTKEIITNSLQHANILKINDEELVLIGRLFGYPGLDIENKCWLLLGKYHLDMLVLTCGVNGSYVFAPNLKSFQETPAVEVADTVGAGDSFTGAFTSAILAGMPITDAHKLAVEVSAYVCTQNGAMPKLPKELLDRIK
- a CDS encoding leucine-rich repeat domain-containing protein — protein: MKRLILMLALSIITLQATWAKLNVTQETDGTVVFTLEASGDINKEFTPVSGRYAEYTPSDLIKDYLTTTKLKVVTKTGITMSNEDLERICGMADTENNFPNLNTLDLEFANLTNDGKLVNLKYMDKLKTITFPRTTKEIPQACLNYGSCKIENVIIPDNAERSVDVGVQAFPQSLKTIKLGEVNPNGNSKIKQQVFGGCTNLTSVDFGYGWKEIGTQAFTGCSALKDIVLPEGVEYIRNGAFSGAAIEAIHLPNTLKVIEENAFVCENLKTITIPASVEKIKAHAFQDNKALTDVYVLGTKTKAENQAFYEQASASFSYTNPSGTTPLKREFYKKSGSDSPLAMLHYPKEAKKDYVNEHSRTPGGTTNSMLAENGEIWPTKEDGKYTVQHGDYAGWKNFALVGENKKDDTWDDDKRVDGKWYTMCLPFDMTAQQLKSAYGSKVEVVEFSGVDVVTKSNRDKIITLKFKQPVTETKAHHPYMIHPSLHKGTQTGVKTTIVGIKKQEEKKESLDAQKVVNTADGVTYTFIGNYDKNKYLQQYSYYYYSGDNESTYKNGFYKWIASNSGTWTPYTACVLMNKDNGANAKPSVSYYLESIDGQTTAIDTLPVMPAIRDMQQGKVYTITGQLVQQGTINLKALPQGVYIVNGKKYIVR